The Nymphaea colorata isolate Beijing-Zhang1983 chromosome 5, ASM883128v2, whole genome shotgun sequence DNA segment GAATCAAAAAACAACTTCAAGTTCCAGAAACTACTATGGAGGCTAGACAAACAGTTTCCACATTTTTGCTATACCTACAGGAGTGAGAAACCTTTTGATGGCAGGTTGCAAGCTACCAAACTTCTCAATCAACTCTTCTTTTATTATTAGCATGGACTCAAAGCAGGATCTCATATATGCCACAAGATGTTTATAAATAGTTGTAGATGAATTCCTTCACAACCCTGGGAAGTAATAATCTAGTAATTTACATATGTTCATTGACATATCCTGTGTGACTCCTCTTATGACATGACTATTTCTTCTATGATATATTTGGCATTTATATTTAGAAATTCATgataaatttcagaaaatgaaaGTTATCTAGGTGTGTACCTGATAAGAATTCTCTCAAGCTTCCATTCTGCATGTACTCGTAAAGGACAATCATGTTCATGTCTTCCTCACAGAAACCAACAAATGAAACGAGGTTTTTGTGATGAACTGTCATTAATATCTTGACCTGAAGTGTTGCATATTGCAAACCGTGAGTTCTTTTGTCTACTAATAGAAATGAAATGGAAATAGATGAATAAATGATCAAGGATAAATTAGTTCAAACCTCTGCAACAAATTCTTTAGATAGTCGTTCCTGTGAATTATTCAATACCTTGACTGCaacttcctttcctttattaagGTGGCCATAGTAAACAGTGCCAGATCCTCCCTCACCAATAAGGATTTCAAAGTCCCGAGTGATCTCCACAATCTCTTCATAGGTGAATGAATGGTTTGGCACCAGCTGAATATAACCACCCTTGTGCTTCATAGGATTTTCTGCAATTTCACATAACAATTCCTTAACCAATCATGCCTGCATGTTTTTTGAGCCGTTTGTTTAACAATTTTCGTtccattcaatttcaaaaagaaaaaaaaacatatgattttGAATGCCTATCAGTTTAAGATAAAAGGACTTTCTTTCattagatatttttctttttctcatctaaaaggaaaaggaggagtACGTCGTGATTGCTAATCAAAGGGGCTTATTGTATCTTTTCAATCTTGAAGTGATAGAAAACATCATTTTGCCTAACTAGTGTTGATCGTGCTACAAGCATGAGGAGGTGAGGCAGTGAAGAGGAGGATATTGTACTCAATTAAATGTCTTTAAGGCGTAACAAAAATACTCTATCTAGGTAATTAATAATAGTTGGATGAGGTAAACAAGAGGTATGAAAAAGCTCAtgcttaaaaaagaaaattacaagcAATAAGCATTGTTTGTAGTGCAAGATTTCTCTTTCTGTAGCTTGGCTTATATAATAGATGAAATTGGGAAACTAAAGCAATTGGCTGTTGGCAATCATTCAAATGGAGCCTATGAAGGCATGTTTAGGAATGAAATGACTTACCTACATTTTTATCTATCACAACGTCAGATGATTGCCTAGGACATTGTTTTCGAAGGCGTGCATAGATGAGACAACTGGCTAGCAATAGAAATGCGATAACAGAGCCGACTGCTACTCCAATGATGATCAACTTcttatttcttccaccatttgTCGAGGGTGGAATTGGGTTGCCTTTAGTGATATTGTTTCCCTTTGTACTGTAAAGTAGACATAATTAAAGAGATTCAAACCATGCTTTGGAGGAAATATCGTCTACCATTAATTATAGGTATCATAAGTTTAGTTTGTCATGCTATGGATGAGGTACCAGCACCCAAATTGCAGTTATcatactttttgtttttctattcttGGAGAGCAGAATGGCCTAGACAAGTAACCAGGCACCCTATGGttatctctctcactctttctctctctctctctctctctcacacacacacaaaatatgcTCACAATGCTGTCTGCTTTCTCCATACAACCCCACTTACttcagttttatttttctagtGTCTGTCAATGATGGTGGAAGGGGTCCAGTCAAATTATTGTCTGCCAAGTTCCTGAAACGTGCAACCAACAAATGAAAACTTTACCACAATAATGTCCCATAGATATTAAACTACATTTATATATTCACACTGTATAAATGCACTCAGATAAAGGAATAGAAGATTCAATAAACCGCAATTTCAGCATAACTAATTGACAAAACTATTGTGATTAGTCTCTTCATGCTACAAAGGCACTGCATATTCATGGACTTCTCACTAcctgcaagaagaaaaaagtaacTTTCCACAAGAAGGGTGCTGATCAATTTATTGAGGGCCCATAGAGAAACAAGTTGAACAAACTGAAGAGCACACATTTGGTCCTAGTACATGTTGAATTAACTTCATTTCTATTGGTGTATAAGCAAATAGAATGCCCCGACCAATTTCCAAAATTATGACCAGAACTAAAAGTGTTGGACTCCAActaatcaaaagaaaattttatattagGTGAATTGGTTTCATAATAAGCTTTTTTCCGTGTATAAACTTACAACTCCTTCAAGTAAGGAAATGTCCCCAAGAAGTCCGGAATCTGTCCGCTCAAGCTGTTGTTACTCAGATCACTGCAAAATCAAAGTTGTTCAAATAAACTCTATATAATTGATTAAACAAGCAAAAAGCCAAGCATGATTGTGCTTTACTCACATAATCTCAAGTGCAATCAAGCTGCTGAAGTCTGGAAGGGGACTGCTCAAGCCTAGCCCACTAAGGTCCCtagaaaagtaaagaaaaatggaaagaaaatacaCAAAATTCCCTTACgcctaattttaaaatattaatctTGCATGTGAGAAGGAGAAAGATTTGTATCATTCAATCGAAATTATTAACCAATATGTTCAATATCCGAATTTCAATTAGTATATAGGAGTGGGCCATATAAATTAAAGGAGACTT contains these protein-coding regions:
- the LOC116255063 gene encoding putative leucine-rich repeat receptor-like protein kinase At2g19210 isoform X2, whose amino-acid sequence is MEVFKVQRGLANGTNEQDVNALKVLQGQYQQLQSWAGDPCLPAGSTWEWLKCNTDDLPRVTELDLSGLGLSSPLPDFSSLIALEIIDLSNNSLSGQIPDFLGTFPYLKELKSYEAQGWLYSAGAKPFIHL
- the LOC116255063 gene encoding putative leucine-rich repeat receptor-like protein kinase At2g19210 isoform X1, producing the protein MEVFKVQRGLANGTNEQDVNALKVLQGQYQQLQSWAGDPCLPAGSTWEWLKCNTDDLPRVTELDLSGLGLSSPLPDFSSLIALEIIDLSNNSLSGQIPDFLGTFPYLKELNLADNNLTGPLPPSLTDTRKIKLKKSYEAQGWLYSAGAKPFIHL